From one Luteipulveratus mongoliensis genomic stretch:
- a CDS encoding type II secretion system F family protein, producing the protein MTGALLGLVLGLGLFCVWWSCWPQTAKQVETRKPTYADRLHDEIVQAGMLSLTVTRLLLACAATGFVVGALVLAVTGVAPLGLGAAAAAGYAPVGLVKSRARRRRSQLREVWPDVVDHIASAVRAGLALPESLSQLAVRGPEELRPAFADFAQDYRTTGRFQDCLDSLKSRLSDPVADRLIESLRIAREVGGTDLGRLLRTLSTFLREDARTRAELEARQSWTINAARLALAAPWVVLAMLATRGDSLSVYREPAGVMVLLVGGAVSFAAYRIMRRIGQLPEEVRVLR; encoded by the coding sequence ATGACGGGCGCGCTGCTGGGCCTCGTCCTGGGGCTCGGGCTGTTCTGCGTGTGGTGGTCGTGCTGGCCGCAGACGGCGAAGCAGGTCGAGACCCGCAAACCGACCTACGCCGACCGTCTTCACGACGAGATCGTGCAGGCCGGCATGCTGTCCCTCACCGTCACTCGGCTCCTCCTGGCTTGCGCCGCAACGGGTTTCGTCGTCGGCGCGCTCGTGCTGGCCGTCACGGGAGTTGCGCCGCTCGGACTCGGAGCGGCCGCGGCGGCGGGCTACGCACCCGTTGGCCTGGTGAAGTCGCGAGCCCGTCGTCGACGTAGCCAGCTGCGTGAGGTGTGGCCCGACGTGGTCGACCACATCGCCTCCGCTGTGCGAGCCGGCCTGGCCCTGCCGGAGTCCCTGAGCCAGCTCGCGGTCCGTGGTCCCGAAGAGCTGCGACCGGCCTTCGCCGACTTCGCGCAGGACTACCGCACGACCGGTCGCTTCCAGGACTGCTTGGACAGCCTGAAGTCCCGTCTCAGCGACCCGGTGGCGGATCGGCTCATCGAGTCCTTGCGGATCGCACGGGAGGTCGGTGGCACTGACCTCGGCCGCCTGCTGAGGACCCTGTCGACCTTCCTGCGCGAGGACGCTCGCACCCGCGCCGAGCTCGAGGCACGGCAGAGCTGGACCATCAACGCAGCTCGGCTGGCCCTCGCCGCTCCATGGGTCGTCCTCGCCATGCTCGCGACCAGGGGAGACTCACTGTCGGTCTACCGCGAGCCGGCCGGCGTGATGGTGCTGCTGGTCGGTGGCGCGGTGTCGTTCGCTGCCTACCGGATCATGCGGCGGATCGGTCAGCTGCCCGAGGAAGTCCGGGTGCTCCGATGA
- a CDS encoding type II secretion system F family protein, whose translation MSALAWSWPGALLGAALGVGILLVYRGLPMRRRPDLMTRVEPYIRDSPRPSRLLASGQADLGVHHLLAPLLHRLGAAVDSTLGGAVSVRRRLERAGQPTDVEGFRAQQALWGVLAGLAAAVIGSLRWMSDGASLVSALALVVVSVMGGIVARDQALTRAARRREERILAEFPSVAEMLALAVTAGEGAAAALDRVARLSSGELSGELGRCLADARAGATLPEALQGLADRTGIASLARFVDGIVVAVERGTPLADVMRAQAQDARDASKQLLIEEGGKREIAMMIPVVFLVLPVTILFAVYPGLNELRLSL comes from the coding sequence ATGAGTGCGCTCGCGTGGTCGTGGCCCGGTGCCTTGCTGGGCGCGGCCCTCGGGGTCGGCATCCTGCTCGTCTACCGCGGTCTGCCGATGCGGCGCCGGCCCGATCTGATGACTCGGGTCGAGCCCTACATCAGGGACAGTCCGCGGCCCTCGCGGCTGCTGGCCTCCGGGCAGGCGGATCTCGGGGTGCATCACCTGCTTGCGCCACTGCTGCACCGCCTGGGTGCCGCTGTCGACTCGACGCTCGGCGGTGCGGTGTCCGTACGCCGGCGCCTGGAGCGGGCAGGGCAGCCCACCGACGTCGAGGGCTTCCGTGCACAGCAGGCCCTGTGGGGCGTGCTCGCCGGTCTGGCCGCTGCCGTCATCGGCTCACTGCGCTGGATGAGCGACGGCGCCTCACTGGTCAGCGCACTCGCGCTCGTGGTCGTGTCGGTGATGGGAGGGATCGTCGCTCGAGACCAGGCGCTGACTCGAGCAGCGCGGCGCCGCGAGGAGCGCATCCTGGCCGAGTTCCCTTCTGTCGCAGAGATGCTGGCGCTGGCGGTCACGGCTGGCGAAGGTGCGGCGGCCGCTTTGGATCGGGTGGCCCGACTCTCGTCGGGTGAGCTGTCCGGTGAGCTGGGCCGATGCCTGGCCGACGCCCGAGCCGGCGCGACCTTGCCGGAGGCTCTGCAAGGACTGGCTGATCGCACCGGCATCGCCAGCCTCGCCAGGTTTGTCGACGGCATCGTCGTTGCTGTCGAACGTGGGACGCCGCTTGCGGATGTGATGCGCGCCCAGGCCCAGGACGCCCGAGACGCCAGCAAGCAGCTCCTGATCGAGGAGGGCGGCAAGCGCGAGATCGCGATGATGATTCCTGTCGTCTTCCTCGTCCTGCCAGTCACGATCTTGTTCGCGGTCTATCCAGGACTCAACGAGCTCAGGCTGTCGCTGTGA
- a CDS encoding TadE family protein, with amino-acid sequence MTRPLGRWAEASAEGRRRRERGSAVAEFAMVSTLVIVLFMAAFQLGFALHVRNTLIAHASEGARYGARADSSPGQGADRARQLIRTSLSGRFARHVSATRTTEGGAAVVRVTVVAPMPVFGPFGPGGELKVSGRAYAEDQ; translated from the coding sequence GTGACCCGACCCCTCGGTCGGTGGGCCGAGGCCAGCGCTGAGGGCCGTCGACGGCGCGAACGTGGTTCTGCCGTCGCTGAATTCGCGATGGTCAGCACCCTGGTGATCGTGCTGTTCATGGCGGCGTTCCAGCTGGGCTTCGCGCTGCACGTGCGCAACACCTTGATCGCCCATGCGAGCGAAGGTGCCCGCTACGGCGCTCGTGCCGACAGCTCGCCGGGACAGGGGGCGGACCGCGCGCGTCAGCTCATCCGGACCAGCCTGTCCGGCCGCTTCGCGCGTCACGTCAGCGCGACGCGGACCACGGAAGGTGGCGCGGCGGTCGTACGCGTCACGGTCGTTGCCCCGATGCCTGTGTTCGGCCCGTTCGGGCCGGGCGGCGAGCTCAAGGTCAGCGGGCGCGCCTACGCGGAGGACCAGTGA
- a CDS encoding TadE/TadG family type IV pilus assembly protein: protein MTLLPKALVRLHARARRDRGTAVIEFVVLGVLMTLPVFYLIVALARLQAGTYAVAAASREAGRTFVTASTEDEAAGRAQASARMAFQDQGFGGRGSVRVSCDASPCLTRDATVRTYAEVEVRLPLIPDLLSGVLPTSITVSADHAEKVDRFGAKR from the coding sequence GTGACTCTGCTGCCGAAGGCGTTGGTACGCCTGCACGCTCGCGCTCGTCGGGACCGCGGCACCGCGGTCATCGAGTTCGTCGTGCTCGGTGTGCTGATGACGTTGCCGGTGTTCTACCTCATCGTGGCGCTGGCACGCCTGCAGGCCGGAACGTACGCCGTCGCAGCAGCCTCGAGGGAGGCGGGCCGCACCTTCGTGACGGCGTCGACGGAGGACGAGGCTGCAGGGCGGGCGCAGGCATCTGCCCGAATGGCGTTCCAGGATCAGGGTTTTGGGGGCCGAGGGTCGGTGCGTGTCTCGTGCGACGCATCGCCCTGCCTGACGCGGGACGCGACGGTGCGGACGTACGCCGAGGTGGAGGTCCGACTGCCGCTCATCCCGGATCTGCTGTCCGGTGTGCTGCCGACGAGCATCACGGTGAGTGCTGACCACGCCGAGAAGGTCGACCGATTCGGAGCCAAGCGGTGA
- a CDS encoding pilus assembly protein TadG-related protein, whose amino-acid sequence MSRLWARPGRGDDGRISILIVGLFALLGILVMGGVDVTAVQLSRMHLIDVADAAAVDAADAIDDPTVYQQGVGSNLRLTDRSVGTVAGSSLAQQKKPAHITSWGLIGGTGTTDGRTAVVRLRGNVRPPLLGGFMSFFDADISITVESRARADVGG is encoded by the coding sequence GTGAGCCGGCTGTGGGCGCGCCCGGGGCGTGGCGACGACGGCCGGATCTCGATCCTCATCGTGGGTCTGTTCGCGCTGCTCGGCATCCTCGTGATGGGTGGTGTCGATGTGACGGCCGTTCAGCTGTCACGCATGCACCTGATCGATGTCGCGGACGCCGCGGCTGTCGACGCTGCGGATGCGATCGACGACCCGACTGTCTATCAGCAGGGAGTCGGGTCCAACCTGCGCCTGACGGATCGCTCGGTCGGGACGGTGGCCGGCAGCAGCCTGGCCCAGCAGAAGAAGCCCGCGCACATCACCAGCTGGGGACTGATCGGCGGCACGGGCACCACGGACGGACGTACGGCAGTGGTCCGGCTGCGCGGAAACGTACGACCACCACTACTCGGAGGCTTCATGTCGTTCTTCGACGCCGACATCTCGATCACCGTCGAGTCCCGCGCCCGCGCAGACGTGGGCGGGTGA